The Hippocampus zosterae strain Florida chromosome 19, ASM2543408v3, whole genome shotgun sequence region TGTGCGGGTTTCGAGGCGTCCCAGACTGTTAGACAAGGGAACGCAATTGGTCGTCGTTTCCAACAATTATTGAGGTAATCATCATGCAAACAAATCATGATAGCTATTGATTAGATAATCATAATCAGTCATAATCATGTCGTCTTTTGTTGCGATGGGATAAATCGTTAtactttttcaaaaatctttattgaacaagacaAATTACAAAGCACAGAAAACGAACGGTCAGGTGACTTTaaacaaaaattcaaacaaatagTATAGAGTCAGAGTCTTAACGGATTTGATTCGTTCTATTTCCCCATTCAAGGCTCGTGTCCGTCATTTCTCATTTGCCATTGGTCAGACAAAAAAGGGAAACGAATAAACCACGCCGATTGGTCCAGTTTACCAGAAAGGCTCGGAGTTTGGAAATGGCTTcacatgagtttaaaaaaagggcAAAATGAGTTCATCAATAGAATCATTAGTTTATCTTTTATTCGTGTTcagttttgttgtattttaactTGCTTTTTCCCTACTTCCGCATTCAGAGCACGCGCCCGCTCTTTCTCGTTTGCCATTGGTTAGATAAGGAAAGGGAAACGAATAAACCACGTCGATTGGTCCAAATTACCAGTAAGTCTTTTGTTGCGTATTGGTTTACTTATATCGTTCATTGTTATTCCCAAATAAAaccttcaaatcaaatcaaatgtgccTTCACACAAGGAAATAATGCCTAGTTGTTCAGGCCTCAGGAATTACAATTCTGATCCTGAGCTGGAAATCTAACCCAGAATATCAGAACTGCGAGGCAGCATAACCGCTAGACCACCCACCATGGCACCCTCTCCGTTTCCAGTTAATGCAAAATCAGCCACCTCTGAGAACGATCAATTTGAATCAAAATCATCATTAATAGtggactcgtgtgtgtgtgttcgtgtgtgtatgtgtgtgtgtgtgtgcgtgcgtgcgtgcgtgcgtgcgtgcgtgcgtgggtgcGCGCAGTGAACTGAGGTGCCTCTGTCTGAACCAGCCGCCTGCAGCCAACAACATCCTCCAGAAGCCTGAATGGTTACCTTCTTCCACCAGACGTAAATTGGCAAATCGCAACATCGTTGAAAAATTGGTTGTATCATTCCGAATTGACCGAGTGCAAATATTCCGTTACACGTCTACGAGCAAGGGAACAAACTTACATGTTGGAGGGCGCAGTGTAAACAGTGTGGAAAAATAAGTTAACAAATCTTAACAATAAATGCTCCAGCCTAATAAAATGGAAGCTAAGTGCTGCTAAATTGCTCAACGTCTTTCTATTTGAACCCGATTGGAAATTTGCTACATATCTTCCTTACTCAAAATTCTGAAATGTTAAGATTTAGGGGTCAGTCTCTTCACTCTAATTTTGTCGTCGAAATGCAACAAGTAACCAAGGCATCGATTAGACATCTTattgtttttcctcctttccCTCCATTGTTAGTTTACACAAATAAATTGACTTTATTGTGGTTTAGAAGGTTGAAGTGTGGACCAAAGACCACAATTCGCTTCTGAAAAGACTAACAAGGCTCTTGTGGCGTTTTAATTAGCATGGACATCAAAATGACAACTGTGTTTTTGAAGTATCCATTGTACACTGCTAGTAAATGCAACAGAGTGCTAAGTTGGATAAATTTAAGATAAAAATAGATATTTATGGACTATAACCGATCTGCTTATCAAAACCAATGGCAAAACCGAACAATGAAATCACAGGAAAGAAAgctatgttgaaaaaaataaagaaagatacgctcaaataaaataagatcagTGAAGGGACATACCCCATCCCAAAACCAAAATCCAGCGTTCTTGTCTttgaattgtttatttatttatttttatagcacCTTAATCTTGTCCACAAAGAGTGGAAATGGGATAGGGACAGGAAAACCCAAAAGGCTTTCCTGTTTGGCAACTAGCAAGTGACGCCCTGAAAGCAAAACAAGAGAAGTAAATGGATTACAGGGCAGCCAGGgggatgaaatcacaatatttgGAAATTGACATCATTTTTTAGATCATTTTTTCCAGTATTCCTGCTGGGTCTCTGGGGGAGGTGTGAAgcaggaaagagagagagaggtaggGAAACTGGAGAGAGAGTGGGATTTTTAGTTTGCTTCTTCCAGAGGTTTGGGGGTTGAAAATGGGACCCGTCGCCAGGTCGCTCGCtctgctgttttgtttgtgttctctGGGCTGCTGTCTTCCTGCCGGGACGCCGCAACCAACACAGGTCAGGATTATATTATAGTGAAGCTTTTGAACGTATCAAGTCAACATAATGTAATTCTGTCGATACTGTTATTTGTTGTTCAAATTGTGTTGAAAAGTGAAATTCAGTGCACTCAAGGAGGAGTTTTGCCTGAATGATCTACCCATTCCCAGGAGCAATGACATCATAAATGGATAACATTGGGAATGGTtacacccccaccaccctccgAGTTGGGCAGAAGTGACTAAAAGAATAATTTCGTCTCATTTTAATTGTCTTATTTATAGTTCATTTAGCTCATAAATCATTTTAAGGCAATGTAATGTTAATattgtgtgtggggtttttggGGTGTGTATCAGGAATCTTTTTCAGATGTGAAAAAGTCCAGAGGAGATGTTCCCGACATTCTTCCGACATTGGAAGTGGAGCCCACAAATGCTGTGTCCGATTTTGAAACCTCCTACAACTATGTTTGTGCGTCTGCATCCCAATTATTTtatctattcatttatttttaaattgttgaaCATATTATAATTTGCCCCACCATGCAAATTTCTTAACAGAGAAACATAGTGTCGTCTTCTTCCACAGTGTCCAGATTGGCTGGGATGGACCAGGCCATCCACAAGCTCAACGTGGGCCACTACACCCTGGATGTTAGCATGGACCAACTAATTGAGCGTCTATCCAGGATGGATGGTACCAAGTCACGCTAATGCTAACTGGTGTCACTTCCTGGTTCCACTGATGTTTTCTCTTCGTTCACCAACACTGCAGCCAAGTTGGCAGAGCTGGAGGACAAAATCCGCGAAGTCTTCCAACACAGCAAAGACAATCGCAAAGAGACTGGAAGACTGGAAGGTAGGCTTCTTTTTACACCATTTCAGACAATTTGCTTGGTTTTATATGGAATATATTTGCTCTGGGAACATTTTGAGGACCAGATATTACAAAGTTATCAGGGCAGAAAGAAGACCCTGCTAGGGAGATGGGTAGTACTTTTGATAGGTCCAGGAACCTTTTTAGCTCCAGGAACCTATGACTAAATGTACTTGCCCTGCTAGCTATGGCTAATCagacaataaaaatgaatgtaacAGGTGCTCAGTACAAAATGGCTGAGATAATAATACCAACATCagaatttttttctcccacattcagGTTGCCAGAGGGGCCTGCGTGTGGGGTACAAATGCTACCTTGTGTATCACAACTATGAGGACTATGCAGGCGCTTCCAGGAAGTGCCTGGAACGCGGGGGTCGCATGGCCATGCCGCGAGACCGCCGTGAGCAGGAGGCGCTGGCCGACTACGTCAAGTCTTTCTTCCAACCGGGCAATTGGCCCGTTTGGCTTGGCGTCAACGACCTGGCGACCGAGGGCGTGTACATGTTTGACGACGGCACCCCCGTCTCCTACTTCCAGTGGCGCAGGCACTTCCTGTCCGGGCAGCCGGACGGCGGCAAGCGTGAGAACTGCGTGGCTATGGCGTCAGATGACGGTGACTGGTGGGACCACTACTGCGACAGGGCCATGAACTACATGTGCGAGTTTGATGATAGGGTAGCGCTTTAGGTGAAACCATAGCTCTGCATTTGAACTCCATGCTGGAGACAAAATCGCCGTCGCCAAGGTGATAGCTCTATAGGCCATTACCTACAAACTCAGCAGCGCACAcaattaaacacattttaaacccAGATTAGTCTTCTCTGATAGTTAACTGGATAGCTATAGTTAAGTAGCTAACGATACATAGCTGGCTAATTGAGGTCAAGCTAGCTGCACTTGTAGTGGCTACACGAGCAATACTGAGCTTAGCTAACTTTAGTGAAGAGAATGTTCACTTTCATTCTCTTACAAACACTGAATTATACACACAGAAGAAAATTTCTGATTGGTGACATGTCTGGTAACGTGAAAATGTAGCCTTACTTAATTAAATATTAAGGTTAAGgcatctaaaaaataaataccacatAAACTTTGTGTTATGACGACAGTCAGTCAAGTCAGGGGCATATTTTAGTCCCTGAACTGTTTTGTATGCACACTTTTACATGCGTGACACATTTTCTACCAcagaaatatttttacattgaGCGACATGACAAAATATGTCATCTTGTGTTTTCGATACTTTGATTATTACATACACAATAGACTATGTTTGTTTCCCCAACATGTCTATACAAATAAAGGCTAGCAGtataaaagatggatggatagatgccatcttattttgttgtgtgcgATGGTCACCACTAGGCGTCAGAAACTAACCATCCAcaataaatgcaaataaatctgCTTGTACCTCCATTGAAAAGTACTAACATAATCAAATGCAGAACATGTGTGagttaaatacatttgagtgaaacaaaatgtttgtCGTTCTCTGTTTTGTAGAAACATCCCATTCAATGTTTTCTATTGTGATACATGAATGAACTGAGACGatttcacacactcacacacaaagacaatctCACCTCACCACCTGCAATAAtaaagcacaaccacccaatttttttgtgacaggCCAAAGCAGGTTAATACAGATATTAGTACATCAAACAAGCTTAGGAAATCACAATAAGTTATTTATGACACTGATATGATGCTAAAAATTGACCGAGCGCCTATTCGGTGAGGCCCTCACAGAGCATCCATGCAAAAAGGATCATATCATGCTTTTGTCATTGAGTGTAACGCAACAAGGGTCCCAGATAGGTATCTTTGACAATAGGGGAAtactaatgcatttttttgcacacaaaTGCCAAAGTTGTCCAAGTAGTTTGCAGGAATATGAAAGTAGTGCAAGACATTACCAGAGAAAATGTGACTTGCAACATGCAGCTGTTCTATCAGTGCGCTGAATTCTCTTTCTCATGAGAACAAATAGCACCAGAACACGGGCCCCTAGCATTTATCCAGGatattgaataaatgctcaaacaagCTTTCCATAGGCGTGTTATTTGAGCCATCTGGTTTGTGTAACTGAGCTGTGTTGAGGAAGCATCCACAAGGGGGCCTTGACAACTAAGAAGTTGGAGGCCTGCCAGACTGCTGGACGATCAACATCCCTGCTTTATTCACAAAGCTGCAGAAATTCTCCCCATGGATCtataatttatttcattctcaTTTTAACGATGCAGACTGTTGCACATGCACAAAGTGgagtgcaacccccccccaaaaaaagcattagAGTCATAAATGGTTCATGATGTTTGGTGTACACTCTATTATATGTTGTACATTGTACGGGATATCCAATGTTGGTTATTTGACTTGTCTTCATTGCATGAATTGTATATTAATAAATCTTATTCTCACATTGGATGTGTTTTCTGTTTAAGACGAAATCAATTATACTCAACATTAAttatgttattaaaaaaaataataattacaattaaTGGATTGGTTAATGTTAGTTCACGTGACATATATCGCGCCATGTTTCCATCGTGGCGTCGGGAAACTTCAGCAAAGtaggggttggggaggggggggggcgctgaggATAGAGCATCAAAGCGCCCATTGTTGAGAAACAAGTCTGCTGTTTTTATATTTCAACATAAAAGGAACATTATGAGGCTTGAACTAGATCCCCAGTGAGTAGTTATTGTTTGGATTTCAAAGTAAGGGTTAAAAAACACGACCGTAGgtattaaatgaaataaaatatgaaactgaAGCGTGCTTCCAAATTTTTACCCCCCACCCATCAAGCgacataaaacattttattttgaaaaacgatTAGCATTTTTGCTTTTCTCCACTCCTCACAATGTAACTTGACAACCACTGGCCACAGAAGCggtaaaaaaacaccaccaggaACAAAGTTGTGACTCGCGGCTGACTCCCCTACACATTCCACGTTTTTCACGCACTTCAACAatctttcacattttcaaacaggACATATCGTCGCGTGGGTACAAGACTACGACGGTTGGATTTTACCTCGAccacgaaaaaaagaaaagtccgaCTAAGACTTTTCCTCGCATTTTGTGGATTCTCGCACTGGACCTATGTTGGGAGTTTTCTCATGAATTTTCTCAGGAGAGAGTACGTTGTACCTTGAAAGTCTGAAGCTTTTCTTTAACGTAATCTACTTTTAAGGTTTCCATGATTCGGTTTGTCACTTTGAGGCTCTATTCGGACGGTTTGGACTTGTTTTTTGAGGCGGCGCACGTCTCCCTTAATTCCTCCCGCTGACAGCAGAGGTGAGTTGTCTTGGGATCGATATGCTAAATATAACATTGCTAGCataaatcagaaaaaaagtcagtcaaAGTTTTAGAATGTCATTTCCAAACGTTTTGATTGCGTCTCCTCACtttgtgttgtcttttttttggtcaaacctAATGGAAGAGGAACTGGAAAAGTGACTGATTTAAAGagacagtacacacacacacacacacacacaaacacatcctcAGGTGAAGGTGTTTATACTTAACAGGTAACAACACCCTTCTGGCTCCTGCAGAATATTTACCCTTTTAAAATCATGGGAGAGAATATCACTGATATGAAAGCTCATCATGCTTCTTCCCTCTCATGATCCTTTTAGCCCTTGCCAATTTGAAAATTAAAGACTCAAtttattgaacacactaaaaacaaacaaacaaaaaaaacccaggtAAGCGAATGAGTACTGTAATATTATTATTGCCTTTTTGAAGAGCTGAGATCTCCTTCTGCAGTACATCACTATGTCTGTATATAAATAGACtgatatttgctgttttttgtgtCGGACAAGTCACAAACActgtacattatatatatattttgggaaTCATTTTTCACAGAGATGCATACAATACAGCGAGTATTGTATGCATCTCTGTGAAAAATGATTCCCCCTCACTGATGTCTGTGTCAATGTTACGGAAATATGTGATTTGAGTGAGTTTTATGCAAACATTGAACATTGACTTGACGCTTACAGGTGCAGCGTTGCCTTGAACAAGCAAAGCCACGCTCGCCGGGCTTGATTTGCAACCATGGCATCACTCGGCGACTTTGCGGAAGGCGGTGCCAACGAGGAGTTCAGTGACATCATCAAGTCGCGATCAGGTAGGTTCAGTTATTGGTGTAGGGGTCAGTTTTGATGCTATATTGTTTAATTTATTGAGAGTTCTCAACTGTGGCAGGTTTTAagcaattatcttcaaaatTCTTTGGGTGGGTTTGGATAGTTTCACTTTCCAGCGTCGAGCCAGTAGTGAAGAGCAGTTTTGGAGGCACAACCGGAGATACTTGTTGGAAAGGACAAAGAGAAAGTCACCTAAATGTGATCAATCGAGAATGGTcagatgccaaaaaaaaaaaggtgctacCATTTGATCACTTCCCGCTTGGATCATTCCACACCGGAGTCAAAGAATTCCTTTTCAAGGAATGAATACAAGTGGCACTATGcgcaagtggaaaaagaagTCAAACGAGTTAAATGGGTCAAAATAACACCCAGAAGTACAATCTTGAAGCACCATAATGAGGCACAGCTCTCGCCGAGTGAGAGGCGCGCCCTTCTCAGCCAATTGGGCGTTCAAGAGTTATTGTCGTTGCTCTCCGGCTATTTTCGTCACCGTAAATTGGTGAATAAGTGCGTCCAATTTGAACAGATGATGTCTTCCAGATCAAATAATACTGATGAATATAAACATGACCATATTTGGAACGGAGCACGGACAGTGACGCAATGTGGTTCTAATGTTCTTCATATGTGCAATGAATAGAAAGTCACCACTTCAACGAAAATTTGCATATTTTCGCAACTCCCCCCCTTCCTAGTTTTACTTTCCTATCCTATTGCCCTGCCTCGCTGATCCCGCGCCAGGAATTCCACTGTGCCGTCGCAGTTTGTAATTTACGTCTGTGTCCAAACCACAATGGCTCCGCTCTTGCAAAGATTCAAGTTACCTAGCAAcactaccccccaccctcccaaagtaatgttttttttttatggcataatgttatggggggggggggaatttggcATGTAGCTTCGTCATCGACCCCCAAAACACATGGAAAAAATACAGGAAAAGTTTTACTATGCTGCAGGTCTCGTACTGCGTGTGTGAGGGGGATTACGTGAAGTTTTGGTTCAGTCATAGGAAACGGCTTTAAATCGCACTGCATGCAGAGCTCACGTACCAACtaagagatttttaaaaagtgttactAACACAAGCTTTTAAGGTTGATGCTGAGAAACGGCATGTGTGGCCGGCAGGTGGGCCGGATGTTTTCGCAGCTGAGACGAGCCCCCTCCAGTTCAGAAAACATTTACACACTTGCCGCATGTCAATCTGTTATTCAATCCCACGATACATCAGGTAATGAGGGCTAACTGTTGAATTAATTGGCTTCGATAGGGTACAGTTTGCCACATGCTGCTGCGTTAGTAACCCCACGCCCGCTCTGCTCATTCCTGAGTGAAGACAAATGTGAGAGGTCaaatatcaccccccccccccagccccaatgCTTACACTTTGCCTTTCTCTCTCCTGTTCGTTACTCGTTACTTGGTCTGTCGTTCCCGCACAGCTTTTCCACGTTTTCATCGTCATCGTCTTACATGCCTTTGACCATCTGCTTGCACTTTAGGGCGTGACGTGAAACGAATGAGgatgccaccgccgccgccgagtaGAACGTGATTGTCACCGAATGGAGGGTGTGGCGTCAAGTTTTGTGATGACTTGGGTGGATCATGTAATTGGATGCATTCCAGCTGGTGTGtgttgcgtatgtgtgtgtgtgtgtgttgtgtgctcTCTTGCAGTGACAGTTTGGAAGTATCGAAACCATCTGCAGTGACATTTTCCGTTTGATTGTCAAAGTTGAACAATTGttgatgtgtgcgtgcgtgcaagtACACTAAAGAACAGTTGGTTCATGgcagtcatttttttgtgttatggtCTTGAATTGTCTTGATAATTGCGAGGGGTCAATGTCACAGTTTGGTACATACCTTGGTTTTAAAGATCATCGTTTAGAATGTGTCCAGCATGTGGACAGGGGCTTCACTGTGGCATGgtcactttagagtgcctcgttgtcatgCCATGAAATCAGTTTCATGTTTTTATGCCCCGTGATGTCCTGGTAGGGATATTCCAGCTAccatattttgtatttgtgaagGCATACAAAATATACTTGATGATGTAGTCGTATTTGATAGACAGATGACAGGTGTTAAGTTCGGCCTTTTTATCAATTTGAGTGTAAACCAGCTCTGTTTAAGAGGGCGATTCCAGGACGGAATGATGGAGGTATGGGAAGCCTCTCGGCAGCAGCATGACTAATTCAGTCCAGTGGAAATTCCCTTTTTTGTCCCTGGGCTTCTTGGTCCAGTGTCATTGCTCACTTTCACTCCTCAGCTGGGACTGCAAGCACATACTTGTTGCTTTCTTTAGGACATCGGTTCACTAAAGCCGGATGATTTTCCTCGTTAACTTCCTCCATGTCgaggaaagaaagagagaataCAAAACACAGGAAAACTGAACTTCCCTTGCTTTCCATTTCACTCTCACTGCGGGAAACGTTTGTTCAGTTTCTCCTCTGAGCTGTTCCTTTTAATAAAGAGTGTTGGTGCAGTGTCCCGGATGTTGGGACCAAGTCCCTTTGCGTCATGTTTTCTTTGCCGAGCCTTATACGACTTTATTTTCTCACCCACCCATCGAATGTTTGTGGGTATGTGGAGCCTGCGCATGTGTGTGACAGCACAGCAGCCGAAGCAGAACAGCACCCTAACTCAAAGCacctatataaaaaaaaaagaacaaactctCACACCTCCTACTTCCTCTTTTGGTTTGCACTGTCCTACCGTCGCCTGCTACCCTACTGTTTTCATCatctgcatttgtttgtttcgttACTTTTTGTGAGATGAATTTCAGTAAGTGGACGTCATGGAGAAAACGCAACTTTTTCAGGAGGAAACGCAAGGCTGAAATATTCCCTGTCGGTAAGTGCAAGGCTAAAATGGagcaatttatccatttcaaTCTGATGTCCTGACGAGCGcttgaagcaaaaacaaatctGGTTGACTCGGCTAACTTAGTTAAGTTATCCGAAATGTTTTAACTCAAGACCCGAGTTAGAAAGTTGGATGCTCCCCGggcccaacaaaaaaaagacaccaacaCATTGTATACCGCCGTTAAATTTATGATAAAGATCATAAAATACTTCTATTTTATGCCACaaacatgaataataaaatatgcATGATTTGTTGTACCATGTCAAACTGCCTAATGTTACACAACTGCACGTTGACAGTACAGTAGTCATTGTTAGCTAAACAAATTTAGCATACCGGCGCTCCCCCCATGGACACAGCCCCCAGTCCACTTTCAAgctctttattgaacaaaggGAACAGATAAACACGAGCAAATATTCCCTCATCCACCGCTTGCCACAACTGACGCCGAGTCACTCAACACAGAGTGGCTAACAATGTAGCCAGGTATTAAGCTAGGTGAGCCGACCCCTCTCATTTGCGAACTCAGGCATCCCCCCAAGCCTTTCTTTTAGCACGCCTACTTATCAAGTGAGCACAAATATGACATAAAATTGACAAATGGATATCTTTTAACTTGGAAAAACCTGGGGGACGGACTCATAAGTGAAGGTACTACTATGCAAGGTTAGCGTGTTGTTTCTGAATGTGTAATCTGTCATC contains the following coding sequences:
- the clec11a gene encoding C-type lectin domain family 11 member A: MGPVARSLALLFCLCSLGCCLPAGTPQPTQESFSDVKKSRGDVPDILPTLEVEPTNAVSDFETSYNYVLSRLAGMDQAIHKLNVGHYTLDVSMDQLIERLSRMDAKLAELEDKIREVFQHSKDNRKETGRLEGCQRGLRVGYKCYLVYHNYEDYAGASRKCLERGGRMAMPRDRREQEALADYVKSFFQPGNWPVWLGVNDLATEGVYMFDDGTPVSYFQWRRHFLSGQPDGGKRENCVAMASDDGDWWDHYCDRAMNYMCEFDDRVAL